The genomic interval GACTGAGCACGAGAAACTCCTTGGCGGCTGCTGGCCTCAAAGGCCTCTCTGTTCTGCTATCCGCCCCCTGCAGCCATTTCCCGGCCTCCACAGATTGTCTGGACCTCTGTGTCTGCCTCTGACATGGCCTCTGGCCTCTCCATTGAGTCTTTGTCTCCCACCTTGAGCCTTTTAGGCCCTCCTTCTCCTTGAATCCAGGCGCTTCGTGTTCTGGGGCAGCTTCCTTGCAAGGAGGGAGTGGCAGGGGCCTAGCTGGCCCTGGAGTGGCCAGGCCCTGAACTGAAGTATCCACAGGCTGGAGGGCCCCGGGGGCTGCAGGCCCTGCTGGAGGATCGGATCCGCAACTACCAGGAGGCTGCGGCCAgtgctcaggaggcaggtgaagcGGCCAAAGCCAGGCGCTGTGAGCGCGGCCTGAAGGTGCGTTGGGCTCAGCTGGGCACCAGCGCTGGGAGGAGTGAGGCTGGGGGCAGTGAAGGGTGAAGCACCAGAGGAGCTTGGTCCAGCGGAGGGGAAGCCGCTCCACCGGAATGTGGAGGTGAAGGACCCCTGGCCTATctgagcaggctgcagtccgtggtggCTGGCTAGGTTTCTggttcttttctctctcagaCACTGGAGTCCCAGCTGGCTGCTGtgaggaaaggcaaaaagatcagTGAGGGTGAGATCCCGCCTCCAGTGGCCTTGGGCAGAAGGCCTCTGGCCCCCCAGGAAACAAGCGACAGGAGCCCTGAAGCAGAAGCCCCAGCTGCCCCCTCCGTGGAGCCAGGTATCTGGAGACAGTCAGATCCTGGCCTAGTTCCCAGGGTCAGGGCCTGTGGCCTGCCTCCCCATCCTCCGTTGTCCGTGGCCATCAGCCACAGCTTCCCTAAGACGTTCTCGGGCTAGCCAGACCTGGAGGCATTGGAAACCTCCTTTGAccttgatattttcttttgtttctccatAGACAAGCCCTCCCAGCCTGAGACAAGCCTCTTGGGCAGCCCTGGTATTTCTGCCCCACCCGACTCAGACCCAGACCCACGGGCCCTGCTGTTGGCCCGACAGAGAGAGTACAAAGTGGCTGCTCTGAATGCCAAGCGGGCTGGAGACCTAGACCGTGCCCGAGAGCTCATGAGGGTTGGGAAggtatggcatctggtccagaGGCCCTGTGTCCAgcccctcatttcacagatgtgaGCGGTGACccgaccaagcttcagtgagacTGGTCTGGGGGGGCTTTTCAGCCCAGATCCTTGGGGTTCCCTGGCTCATGTTCCCACCGTGTTCCTACCGCAGAGATTTGCTGCTGTCctggaggccctggagaaggggcagcCTGTGGACCTGAGTGCCATGCCCCCATCACCAGAGGGTCAGTATCAGGGTTGGGGGGGGTGGGCAGCCTGCTCAGGCTAGGGCTGGGGCTGGCCAAGCATCCCTACCCATACCTACACCTGTGCTCTGGATTCCCCAGACCTGAAGCCCCTTCCACAGGCTTCCCAAGCCCCAACAGCGCCCTCAGATACACCCCCGGCAGTGGAGCGAATGCACCCAGTGATGGCCTCTGACATCCCAGCAGCCCCTGGTAGGCCTGGGGACACTGGAGTGGGGACCTGCGGGGAGGCAGGCAGAGCTAATactgtctcctttctcctttcaaGTGGCCCCTGCTGAGCCACAGACAGTGCTGGATGCCCTGCAGCAGAGGCTGAACAAGTACCGTGAGGCAGGCACCCAAGCTCGGGGCAGTGGGGATGAGCGCAAGGCCCGGATGCACGAGCGCATTGCCAaggtgggctgcagcctgcctccTTGACCAGCTGCTGTCCGTCTGCTCCCTGGTCTTTGAGTCTTCAtcttgtctgtgtgtctctggagCTCTTGCCGTCTCAGGAGCTCTCCTTCCTCCTGGGGCTGCTGTCTTCGTCTtcctcttcctgcctctgctTGAGTAGAGCCTGTGACTGCTGCCCACCACaggtccctccctccctctcttgcaGCAATATCAAGATGCCATTCGAGCCCACCGGGCAGGACGGAAAGTTGACTTTGCCGAGTTACCTGTTCCTCCAGGTGAGTGGGGTTTGGCCTGGGGGCTCATGAGGTCTCTGAGCAGGATAGAGGGGAGGGAGAAATGATTTCTCACACATCAGCCTCCACCCTGGGGGAACTACCCATCCCAGCCATGGCCAGGAATACCCCAGTAGGACCCAAAGCAGCCTGATTCATCCTCAAGGCTCCCTGAACCCTTTCCCAGTGTCTCTCTCGTGCAGGATTCCCCCCTATACCTGGCTTGGAGCCCACCGTGGCTACTGAGGAGGATATGATGGCAGCTACTTTAGCAGCTGCCCGGAAACTGGCCTCCTCAGAGGATACAGCCCCagtagaggaagaggaggaggatgacAAGGTTTGGCTGAGGGCCCATGACTCTGGGGACTGGTGGGGGAAACAGCCGATGAGGGGTAAACCCAGACATTGGTGTCCATACTAACAAGCCCAGCAAGGTagacatttttgcttttatttcatagAGATAAAAACCTGGGCTAGGGCACCCAGCTAGGAATTAACAGGGCTGGAATCAGACCAGGGTCTTTCTGACTTAAGAGCCCAGTTCGATCCCTTTTCCTCTACTCTCTCACGCTGGGAGGTTAGCGCAGAGAACTTTTGAGACTTCTGGTTCTGAGATTCTCTAGGGTCCATGAGGGAAAGCCATTCATCTCAGGCCACACAGTGAGCAGTACAGTGTTGTGAAGAGACCCTGAGTCAGGGAGCTGCCATGGCCAGGGTGGGGAACAGAACCCGTGTGACAGCCTCCTGGGCACCTGCAGGAtgagcccccagcccaggccccagTGGCCAAGAAGCCAGCACAGCCTCTCATCCCTTCATCGCGGCCCCTGCCTGAGCCCAAGACCTCGAGTTCTAAGGAGGCGCTGAGTCCATCTGGTGAGTTGGGGAGAagagggatggaggagggaagGCTGTGGTGAGAGGCAGTGTGGCTCTcacctgtgtcccctccctctagcACGAGAGCAGCTGGCCCTGCTGGAGGCACGGAAACTGCAGTACCAGCGGGCAGCCCTGCAGGCCAAGCGTGGCCGGGACCTGGAGCAGGCCAAAGCCCATCTGCGGGTGGCCAAAGCCCTCGAGGCTCAGATCACCCAGGTGCGAGCTGGCCGCCCTGTGGACCTCTCCAAGGTGAGTGTCGCCTGGTTAAGCAGCAGGACTTCTTGGGCAGCGAGGTGGGTGGCAGTCTTGATGAGCAGGACTATGAACAAGGTTGCTTGAAGGAGAGGGTACTTGAATAGGACGTGAGAACAGCTGAGAACGTTTTTGCTTATGTGTCTGCCTGTCCCATGACTCCAAGAGAGCCCCGGGGGCGTGCCTGTGGCGAGAGGTGACCAGGCCGGGCAAGGCCAGTGGAAAACAGAGCAGTGTGCTGGGGTAGGCTGGCAGGCAATGAGTTCCCATCTCTTGGGGCTACTGGAAGCTGGAGAAGCATTTAGTTTAGATTTCTGGTCTGTTTGGCTCAGTAGAGGAGTAATTTGACTCTCGAGGGCCCCTGAGGGGCCTTGTGACCTGGACAGGTACCTTCACCCTTAACGGATGAGGAGGGTGACTTCATCCTGATCCACCATGAGGACCTGCGACTCTCtcagaaggctgaggaggtgtaTGCTCAGCTACAAAAAATGCTTCTGGAGCAACATGAGGTCAGTCCTCCCCTTCCAGTGCCCATAGCCTCCCCTTCCAGTGCCCATAGCCTCCCCTTGGCGAAAGGCAAGATAGGGTTCAGATTCTAGCTCTTCAGCTTACTGGCTGTGAGATCTTGGGTAAGGAATTTCTCTTCTCTAAACCACGTTTTCCTTATCTGTACAATAGGATGATTAATACCCCTCTTGCAGGGCTATGAATTTCAAACAACAGAGTGGAGGGGGAATTACCTTGAAGATGGGAGAAAGACGTGTTTGAGGAGCATTTGTATATTTCGGTGTATCTATCTGAATGCTGCCTGCAAGTCTGATTGCTAAAGtgatgaggaagaagaggaattTGCTAAGGGAATTTGGGGGAATGGCTATCCCCAATAGAGGAAACAGCAAAAACTTAGTGCAGTGGGACTTGGGAACAGTGACCTTGGGTTATTATgctggagaaggagagagggaggctaCAGAAGGTTGGAGGTTTCAGAGGGCAGGCCTTGAAGGCCAGCTTAGTTGGGTCCTGTTCTGGACCACGGAGTCACTCTGCACCCCCCATTTCCAGAAGTGTCTGCTGTTCTCCAAGCAGTTCATGCACCAGGGCAACGTGGCTGAGACCACCCGGTAAGTGCAGGGCTGGGGCCAGAGCTTGTGGGGTAGGAAGCAGGAAATGCTGATGTGTACACCTTTTCCTGTCAGGTTTGAGAAGCTTGCTCAAGACCGCAAGCAGCAGCTTGAGATCCTGCAGCTGGCCCAGGCTCAAGGCCTGGACCCTCCCAGCCACCACTTTGAGCTGAAGACATTCCAGACTGTGAGGTGCCAAAGCCTGAGGGAGACCGTGGCTCCATGCAGGACTGGGCAAGAGGCTGAGAGCCAGGGGTGGAGACTTAGGCCCCTTGAGTGAGGCTGTTCATGCTTGGCCCTGACGTaggccctggggctggggaggggcaggacgGGGTGCCTGCTTGTGAGGAGGGGCTTGGAGCTGTGTGGTCGCTGGGTTAGGAGCCCTGTACTAGAGTCACAGACCAAGGCCTTCACTCCAGCTCTGCTGCTCAGAGTCAGACAGGTTTTGCCTCCCTGGGCCCActctcctcttggccaccacccaGCTGGATAGGCAGGCATTGGAAGAGGTAACCTTTTCCCACTGCTCTCCTTCACTTTGCTCTCCTTGCTTCCCGGCTCTAGGATCTTTGCAGAACTCAACAGCACAGAAATGCATCTGATTGTTGTCCGGGGAATGAACCTCCCAGCCCCTCCAGGTAGCCCTGGGGCCACCCCTACTCTCTTGTCCAGACACTCCAGCCCTGGCCAGTAGGAGACACTGGCTCTTCCTCTGCATCAAGTGCTGGGGCTCCTGGCTACTCCCTGTGACCCTGACTTATCCTCCTCCTTCCTAGGGGTGACCCCTGACGACTTGGATGCTTTTGTGCGGTTTGAGTTCCACTACCCTAATTCGGTGAGGTTCCGATAGCAGTAGGGTCCTGTGAGCTCCATCTTCCCTTCCAAGGCCCTGGGCTCTTTTTCTCCCCATCCCTTGGTCTCACTCCCTTTAGGGGTCCCTTCCCTCAGCACTGATGTAGACCAGAGCTCCTGGGCCTGTATCTCTGTTTTTTTTCAAGCTGTCTTGACTTCTTTCTCCTCACTGCTTTAGGACCAggctcaaaaaaacaaaacagctgtGGTGAAAAACACAAACTCTCCAGGTGAGGACCTACATGAGGgctgcttcctcctccccctccccctctgatACACGTGTGCAGCACTTGTGTTTCCAGAGTACTTTCAGATCTATTATCTTACTTGGTCTACTTACCTTGGGAGATGAAGGCAGGTATTACTACTTTTTCTTGAATGTAGTTggggaagctgaagctcagagaggtaaagggaTTTGCCTAGGGCCTTAAAGCAAAATGGTGGTGGAAATGGGACTTGAGTCCAAGAATCCTGACTCCCATTTTGATATGATCTGCGTCTAACAAGAACTGTCCAGGTGAACGTCAAAGCCAGGATTGGGATGCTCTACCTCCCTCTGGTGGCAGTGactctgaattgcaggcagaaaGACGGAGTGGAGGCAAGTGGGCCAGTTTCCACGTGGTCAGGAGATTCCTGAGAGCCAAGTCCCTCCTCCTTTTCCCCCTCTTGCAGAATTTGATCAACTCTTCAAACTAAATATCAACCGAAACCACCGGGGCTTCAGGAGAGTGATTCAAAACAAAGGAATCAAGTTTGAAATCTTCCACAAAGGGTGAGGGCCCATTGCTCACACTGccaaggggctgggaggagggattGGCTTCTGCCGCTGCCGCAGCccctgctccagttttcttgtgctGGTTTTAGCCAGCTCATTTCTGCTGTCCTTGCCCAGTCCAGTCCTCTGCTGACTCTTGGCTTTCCAGATCCTTCTTCAGAAGTGACAAGCTGGTTGGCACAGCCCAGCTGAAACTGGAGCGGCTGGAGAATGAGTGTGAGATCAGAGAGATTGTGGAGGTAAGGTGGGCAAACTGGAGGACTTGGCCAGAAAAGGGCCAGCATTCTCTGAATATCAGTCCCTGTTGTAGGTCTTTTGGTGTCTGTGAAAAATATCCGTAAGTGTTCTGCAGAGTATGTGCtattcccatttcacaaatgATGAAATACAGAGGGTCTGAGAAAATTTCATTGTGTCAGAAAGGAAGTAGCTAGATTCTTTCCACAACACTCCGAGCTCTTCATGTTCCCTTGAGGGGCCTGGTCATGGCTGTCAGTGTGGCGCACACGAATTCCTAGGTGTCTAGGAGCAGGTTTTGGTTGAGGCAGTTGTGGCAACATGATGAAGTAGAACAAACTCTGGACATAAAGTTGATAAGGTATTTCCAAGGAGGGACCTACCAGAACGCAGCTAGTGTGCTTAGGAATCACCCCCAGACAACTCCTTTAGCTGCCCTGAACTCACTGAATTTCACAGGGATGTGCCCCTGACGATAGCAACTGAGATCCACAGAGAAGGGTCTCTGGCAGAGCTGGGCCCAGACCTTGGCTGGTGCCTTCATAGGCTGAGGCTTTTCCTGCTGCATTGCCTCTGCCTGCTTGGGAGAGTTGTTCTTAAGTGGGGCCTGCTTTGCATCAGCCCCAGTGAGGTTGGTCAGACTTTAGAGCCTGTAGCACTGCTTTCTCCAGCTGCCTCTTCTCCTGCACACGACGAAGCAGCACGGTGGGTGAAAAGGCAGGCATGTCCTGACCTTGTTGCACAGTGGACCGTGTGGCTGTATCCCTCATGCCATCTGTGAACCGAGGGTTTGGGCTCAGTGGCTCTCAGGCTGTGCCTTAAAGCCACAGCATTTCTTCTAGGAGTTGCCAGGGGACTCTGGGGCAAACTGAATAACACAGCTCTAGATTTCTCACCTCCACGTCAGAGCACTGGTGCTTATTTGGATTGATGTATTTTCTGAGACTTACCTAAAACCTCCGAACCCAAACAGCAGGAGGTTGGGCTTGTCCTGCAGTGGAGACTCTTCTGTTGACATGCGGGgtgcttcagctcctctctcaCCTTGTGAGCACAGGGAgctgcctgctccccaccccacccctcagttACCATCTCCCTCTCCGCGGTCCCCACAGGTCCTGGATGGAAGGAAGCCCACTGGGGGCAAGCTGGAGGTGAAGGTGAGGCTGCGGGAGCCTCTGAGTGGCCAAGATGTGCAGATGGTCACCGAGAACTGGCTGGTCCTGGAGCCCAGGGGCCTGTGAGGTGGGCAGCTCTCTGGGCCCTTAGAACCTCTGCCTGGGCCCCATGGGAACCCTTCCGGTACTCAACTCATATCTAAGGAGAAAACCGAGGAATTTCTCATCTGTGAGGAAGACCAAGAGGCAAAACTGTTGGGGTGGGCTCAGGCTGGTTCACGATCTTCAGTAGAACTGGGGAAGGAAGTTAACCCTCCCAGGTCTGTTGTCAGGAAACCCTTCTGAAAATCTACTTGTACACTCACTGCAGTTTAGACTTCTGTGCTTTGTGCAACAGAGGGTCAATGGTGGAGTGGAGTCAGGCCAGCGACTCTTCTCCAGCTTTTTCCCCTGGGCTTTGCTGGCTAAAGAAGTCTTTGTACATAAAGGAGATGCTGCTACACAAGCACCAAAGACCTGTTAAGCACGTGCATTACTGACCACGGCTCTGGTCTTTCCTGTTGCTGGCCTCTCCCCAGGCCTCTACCAAAGCAGGCTGGATTCCAGGATTTCCCCCCGCCTCTCTGTCCGAGCAGGGAAAGGACAGCCTCATTGCTCAGCCATGGAGCCTTGTAACCAACCCCTTAACCCCTGTGAATCAACTGTTTGCAACTTGCCCCAGCCCTCAGTTGCACCATTTCTAGACGTGcctttaaaagataaaactgtAAGGGATGGGAAAGCTCGAGTGTGATCTGGACCCCCCTCCCCCATAGGGTGGGGCAGGGTTCTGTGACTGCAGTTGGTCAGCAGCCGCCTGGCCCACACAACGCAGTgaccccccagccctgcctgtgcCTCATCTGACAGCTGCTGCCGTAGTGTCCCTGCTTCCTGACGCACTCGGTGGAATTTTGTTCAGGACTGTGTGGTGGGAAGTGAAAGCAAGGTTATCTTGAGTTAGGTCCATGTACCTGAGACTGAAAGACAGTTaactgaggaagaaagaaaaaaaatttatatatatatacatatgtgaaatGTAACTGATTTTATTTAAGAAACTAGGTCTAATTCATTGTAGGGGATTTACGTTCTCACAAAATAACCACCAAAGTCTTAAAAGCCCTGCTCCTCCATGTCActgccccgccctgcccccacccctgtcaCTTTTTAAAAGCCAGAGGGGCAGTAACATTTGTTAATTGACAGAAACTGCAGCTGTGGCTTCCTCTTCAGAGACAGGGCAGGAGAAGCCTTGCCTCTTCATCTAATCACCTAGGGAAATCCCTAAATTTCTTCCCAAGAAattctttggatttatttttgtcAACAGATGGGAGATCATGGAGTGATTTATATCAATATTTGCAGTAGATTCAATGTTCAAAACGGCAGTAGTCTACATCTCTTAGAAATGAACTTTAACACCCCATCTTTCCCCCCCTTTCTCTGCAACATTAACAAAGCATTCCTGAAGATAGTATTTTTAAGGCTCTACACGAAGCAGATGCATTCAACTTACTGGTGATTGTAGTCCTGCAAACACAAATTTGGGATtgagcttttgtgtgtgtgtctttttctgGGATGCAGCTGGACCACACTTCCCTGCCCTTAAGAGCAGAGCTTATAGTGTAACAACAGGGACAACAGGTAACTTCTGAGAGCTAGAAAGCTAGTCTAGCTAATCTTACTAAAAATTCCATAGATGTGAGACTTAACACTTAAATGCAGTCATATCTGTGTGTCATACAAGCAGCCATCTAGAATGAAAAGGAGGGCTGTCAGCCCTCATAAGGTGGCCTAGAGCAGAGGGAAACCAAAGCAGGTTCCTGACTCAACCTAGTCTCCCCCTCAGGGTTTGTAAGTGCTAAGAAGGCTTGCAGTTTCCCACCAGTACCAGGAATGTCTAAACTCAGTCGCCTGTTAGAAATTGGATAGCAAGTTTTTCTCTGTGGTTCAAAGATTTCCCATCATAACTTGTTCAGTTTCATTCTGCTCCACTGCCCTTTGCTTTTTGAAAACCAGAACCTCCAGGCTGAGAGAGGCAGGACAAAGCCTCCCACTGGACTTAGAGACTGAGGTTCTTAAAAGGCCTTTGTTGTAGCCCAGGCATGCAGGGGTCACTGGCATGGGAGGAGCCTGCCCAGCCTCATCTTGTGCTAAGATTTATCCAAATGCAGCAATTCAGCAGTGCAGATTAGTGACTTGTGGGCAGTTGGGAACCAGCCACGAcccaaatcatttttaaattttaaaatttcttttcaattGTATAGGACATACTTTCTTCTGAATACAATATGGAAGGAATTTATCTTAGAATCAGGAAGTCTTGCTCACAATTAAAGGGTAAACTAGTTTGCATTTTATTACTTTCCTTTCTCACGGTTCTATTCTGAAACCTACACTGTTTCTTCCCAGTTTTTGAGTGCttgttttccaaatatttgtGGGCAGTTTTTAAACACTGTTTTACCCCTTAAGGCAGCTGCTTTGAAGATGAAACTGTGGGGCTGAGACTGGCAGAAGGCAGCACCAGGAAGCTTCCACCTGGTTCAGTTCCATCACAGATGGATTCTTCCCTTCTCTTAGCCTCAGCTTCCCAAACTCTAGAATGGACATTCTCATTCCTCTTATGCTCCTTTTCCCTTCTGGCTACATTACAGTCCTCCAAATCCCATTACCgtcattattaaaattatttcagcaTTATTATTAAACAACTATCACAGACTTTTTCTAGAAACAAGTGTTCAGCAGACTTATTGCCTGAAGTGCATTAAGTGCATAAATTATTCCCAAAATGACTAGTTATGATAGACGAAAATTTAGTTGGAAATTCTGGGCTCACCAGCATTCAGGAACCAGTGTAGATGAGGGAAGACACTGGATGGGAACTTACGCAGGGCAAAGTTCAGTTTATCTAAAGCCCTAGAGACCAATCGTAAAGGAAATGAActttgaatatttactggaaggactgatgctgaacctccaatactttggccacctgatgtgaagagctgacattggaaaagaccccgatgctgggaaagattgagggcaggaggagaaggtggtgacagaggagcAGATAGTTAaacagtgactcaatggacatgaatttgagcaaattccaggagatactggaggacaggggagcttggcatgctgcagttcatggccttgcagagtcagacacgactgagcgactgaccaagAGTGCAGTAGGTGCTCAGATacatgttgacttaaaaaaactGGAGAAACTACATTGCCTAGCATTTGGTGAgaatttggtgattttttttaaatgtagtattACCAGAATGGCAGTTCTGTTCCTCATTATAGGATCTCTATATCTCAGTCTGAGTTTACATTATAGAAGAATCTGCCTTATTTAGAAACATGATGTTTCCAGTTCTATACAGCATACAGTATATAAACACAAAAGTTAAGGAAAACAGTAAACTAGCCTTGGCTATCTTATGTCCAATTCCACAAGATGATTTTGTTAAATATAAAGGACATTTTAGGCAACTGAGAATGGACCCAGCTCTGCAAGGCCAGAGTCTGTTCTTAGAATATAAAGGTTTGGACTGATCTGGAAGAAATGTGTACAACTGCAAGGTCTGTTTAGCTGAGAAGGAAGAAAGCTAACTCCTATAGGACTGAACCAAGAGAGCCAGCTCCTGTGGAAGCTCCAGTTTAGACCAAGCTGGATGTTGGACCCCAGGTTCCTACTACCCCTGTTAACAAGTGCACCCTGTGCCTGTCAGGTTTAAGGGTGACGGCCCAGGGCTTGGTCCTCACAAGCTGGTGTTCAGTGGGCACCCGTTCTTCCTTTGGAAGCTCCCAGGCTATGAGAAAGGTTACAGTCCCAGCCCTCTGCAACCACCATCAGTGAAGCCTATGAAGAGGCAGATGTAGAATGTGGATTTTAGGGATAaaccttgggcttccccggtggctcagcagtaaagagtccaatgcaggttcaactcctggatcaggaagatcccctggaggagggcatggcactcctccagtattcctgcctggagaatcccatggatagaggagtctggcgggctatagtccatggggtcacgagagtcggacagaactgagtgactaaacaaaaacgaGACACCTTTGGGCCTCAGAAAACAGCTACTAACCTAAAGGGAGTTCATCAGCCTGTAACTGCCAAGTACTAGGCCTAGCTGCAGCCACTGGAGAGCAGCCTGTCACTGTCCCAGGCCTGCACTACCTTCCAGGGGATTCTTGGagctgtgctttcactgcagagggcccagCCTCCCGCTTGGCCTGGGGTTTTAGAAGATGCCAGTGACAAGGAAGTGAGCTGCCCTAcagcagtgtttttcaaactgtggGTTGTGCAATCTATTTTGTCTGACTAAAATTTTTAACTAAGGAGAAAATGATCAGAATGCATCACGTATGTCATAGGCAAAACCAAATCCTGGCTTCTAATACCACTTCCactaaaaaaaaaccacccagctGATTCCAAGGCTGGGACAGGGTAAGCACAAGATGGCGCTGGGGCATCTTGTTAGGCCAGAAAAGGAAGTGTTAAGAAACAGGAGCATGTCACAAGGATGTGGGAGCTCACCTAAATAATGAATTAGAACCATTCAAAGAGTAATCCCAAGTCCATAATGAAagttaattaaatgaataaataagaaaggGCTTTGGGAACTTtcttggcagtccaggggttaagactccatccttcaatgcaggagatgcgatttcagtccctggttggggaactaagatcccagatgctgtgcagtgcagcacTCCCCCCGGCcacacccctctcccccagccacACCCTACCCctccgccaccccccacccccacacacacacacgacaggggtgtgaaagtgaagtgagagttgctcagtcacgtctgactctttgcagccccatggactgtatagtccgtggaatcttccaggccagaatactggagtagttagcttttcccttctccaggggatcttcccaacccagggatcaaacccaggtctcccgcattgtaggaggattctctaccagcaTTAACTttcataaatagatatataaaaagAAGAGTGTTGGCTTATAGGTAAATCAAGTGCAACTGATAAACAGGAAGTGCTGGAATTGAAAAATCttgtagccatcatagtaaaatCAATTCAGGCAAGAAACATCAGAATGCTAAATCTACGGGGACATTTCAATGAGTAAGATCTCCACATGATCAGAGTATCTCTACACAAACCAGTTATTCGTTCCAAGAGGGGAAATATCCAGTGGAGAAACCAGACAACACCTTGACCAGGTAAAAATTTATCATCAATGAAGGGCAGAAGGACATACACCTCAGCGACCCATGATGTGAAGTCCCAAGAAGGACACAACATCACGAGTAGGATTCTGGCCAAGAACGCATAATTCATCTAATTCTGAGGAAATAACAACCAAATTAAAAATGGGGCATTTTCTGTTAAATGAGTTGGAGGAACCTATATTCACCAAAAATATCaatgacataaaaaataaaggtgaGTCATGACAGAAACTTACCATGTCTGATACAGGCTGGAAGCTTCACTGGGTGGGAAGGACGCTGTGAAGGACATTATTGGACAGACGCTGGGTTAAAGTGTCAACCTGAAGTGGAGCCTGTCCTGTGGTGATGTGAAATGATACCCTTATTTGTAGGAAGTCAGCATTAACGTACTGAGGGGTGAAGGACTTTGATGTATGCAATGTACTTCTCAAGTGCCTCAGTTTTTtatggagagagaaaaggagagaaaggaacactGATAAAGCCAACAAATTAATCTGTAAGTAACAGGTGAATCTGGGCAAAGCATacatagaattttcttttttaacttgccACTTTCCTGGAAGTTTAAATTATTtctcagtaaaatattttttttaaacacctcCCATGTGGAGAGCCCCCCTCTTGCACTGCCAGGGCAcaggattcaattcctggtcaggaaaccaggATCCTGTAAGCCATGTGGTGatgccaaaaatacataaaatgtttctAGTGTGTATTATAACTACAAACGTCTTGGGTATAATCTGTCGGCTTTACTATTCAAGTGACCTCATTTATACTGAGTCGCCCTTCTTTGGATAGAAGAGAGATAATCCTTTGGGTCTTTGATTCACTTCATGAATAATCTAggggggaaaataaataaatgtgacttCGTGAGGTTGCTGTATCTGGGACAAGATCAGTGTGAAACTTGTCCTTTTTACATCAATTCTGTATAAAGAG from Budorcas taxicolor isolate Tak-1 chromosome 3, Takin1.1, whole genome shotgun sequence carries:
- the CC2D1B gene encoding coiled-coil and C2 domain-containing protein 1B isoform X1 → MPGPRPRKGPQASGQGVAAAKQLGLFVEFSPEDVLLGVEEAEDDGDLEAELLALTGEAGTTGRKPAPKGQAPLPMAHIEKLAADCMRDVEEEEEEEGLEDDADLLTELQEVLGTDEEAGALDGDETASLGGPEEKEQENEPPVQAALLTALVPAAQAGGPRGLQALLEDRIRNYQEAAASAQEAGEAAKARRCERGLKTLESQLAAVRKGKKISEGEIPPPVALGRRPLAPQETSDRSPEAEAPAAPSVEPDKPSQPETSLLGSPGISAPPDSDPDPRALLLARQREYKVAALNAKRAGDLDRARELMRVGKRFAAVLEALEKGQPVDLSAMPPSPEDLKPLPQASQAPTAPSDTPPAVERMHPVMASDIPAAPVAPAEPQTVLDALQQRLNKYREAGTQARGSGDERKARMHERIAKQYQDAIRAHRAGRKVDFAELPVPPGFPPIPGLEPTVATEEDMMAATLAAARKLASSEDTAPVEEEEEDDKDEPPAQAPVAKKPAQPLIPSSRPLPEPKTSSSKEALSPSAREQLALLEARKLQYQRAALQAKRGRDLEQAKAHLRVAKALEAQITQVRAGRPVDLSKVPSPLTDEEGDFILIHHEDLRLSQKAEEVYAQLQKMLLEQHEKCLLFSKQFMHQGNVAETTRFEKLAQDRKQQLEILQLAQAQGLDPPSHHFELKTFQTVRIFAELNSTEMHLIVVRGMNLPAPPGVTPDDLDAFVRFEFHYPNSDQAQKNKTAVVKNTNSPEFDQLFKLNINRNHRGFRRVIQNKGIKFEIFHKGSFFRSDKLVGTAQLKLERLENECEIREIVEVLDGRKPTGGKLEVKVRLREPLSGQDVQMVTENWLVLEPRGL
- the CC2D1B gene encoding coiled-coil and C2 domain-containing protein 1B isoform X2 — encoded protein: MPGPRPRKGPQASGQGVAAAKQLGLFVEFSPEDVLLGVEEAEDDGDLEAELLALTGEAGTTGRKPAPKGQAPLPMAHIEKLAADCMRDVEEEEEEEGLEDDADLLTELQEVLGTDEEAGALDGDETASLGGPEEKEQENEPPVQAALLTALVPAAQAGGPRGLQALLEDRIRNYQEAAASAQEAGEAAKARRCERGLKTLESQLAAVRKGKKISEGEIPPPVALGRRPLAPQETSDRSPEAEAPAAPSVEPDKPSQPETSLLGSPGISAPPDSDPDPRALLLARQREYKVAALNAKRAGDLDRARELMRVGKRFAAVLEALEKGQPVDLSAMPPSPEDLKPLPQASQAPTAPSDTPPAVERMHPVMASDIPAAPVAPAEPQTVLDALQQRLNKYREAGTQARGSGDERKARMHERIAKQYQDAIRAHRAGRKVDFAELPVPPGFPPIPGLEPTVATEEDMMAATLAAARKLASSEDTAPVEEEEEDDKDEPPAQAPVAKKPAQPLIPSSRPLPEPKTSSSKEALSPSAREQLALLEARKLQYQRAALQAKRGRDLEQAKAHLRVAKALEAQITQVRAGRPVDLSKVPSPLTDEEGDFILIHHEDLRLSQKAEEVYAQLQKMLLEQHEKCLLFSKQFMHQGNVAETTRFEKLAQDRKQQLEILQLAQAQGLDPPSHHFELKTFQTVRIFAELNSTEMHLIVVRGMNLPAPPGVTPDDLDAFVRFEFHYPNSDQAQKNKTAVVKNTNSPEFDQLFKLNINRNHRGFRRVIQNKGIKFEIFHKGSDKLVGTAQLKLERLENECEIREIVEVLDGRKPTGGKLEVKVRLREPLSGQDVQMVTENWLVLEPRGL